From the genome of Bacteroidota bacterium:
CGATGCTTTGAAAAACATTGCGAACATATGACCAGTTATCAGCAGGTTGTTCCGTATGTTGATCGAATGGATTATGTTGCTGCCATGACCAACGAAATGGCATACGTTGTAGCTGCTGAAAAACTGCTGAAAATAGAAGTTCCCGAACGAGTTCATTATATCCGCATCATCATGGCGGAACTGCAACGCATTGCTTCACATTTGATTGCGATCGGTACGTTCGGTATTGATATGGGGGCATTTACTCCATTCCTCTATTACTTCCGTGATCGGGAGAAGATTCTCGAATTATTTGAAATGACATGCGGTGCCCGATTACTGTACAACTACATGTGGATCGGCGGTCTTTCGCATGATATTCCCCCTCAATTCGTCGATAAAACAAAAGAATTTTGCAGAGATTTCAAAAAAACGCTGCAAGAAGTAAACGATCTTCTCAATTATAATGAAATCTTCATTAAACGTACGGCAAATGTTGGTATTCTTCCCAAAGATCTTGCAATCAATTATGCATGCAGCGGTCCGATGCTTCGAGGCTCCGGAGTGAATTTTGATCTGCGTCGCGATGATCCATATACCCTCTATCATAAATTCGAATGGGATGTGATTGTCGGTAAGGGAGAAATGGGCACAGTTGGTGATGTGTGGGATAGAAACATGGTGCGGCAACTCGAAATGTGGGAGAGTCTCCGCATTATTGAACAAGCTCTTGTGTCGATTCCTGAGGGTGATGTCCAAAAAGCAGTTCCGAAACGAATTCGTCCGGTGCCGGGAGATGCGTATGGACGTATTGAGGGTCCGCGTGGTGAATTAGGATTTTATATTGTTGCGGAAGATAATGTAACACCGTATCGGATTAAAGCCCGCGCTCCGGCATTTGTTAATCTGAGCGTTATTAACGCGATATCAAA
Proteins encoded in this window:
- a CDS encoding NADH-quinone oxidoreductase subunit D, with protein sequence MIETLEKHKTSTGKTLRTEEMVVNMGPQHPSTHGVLRLEVVLDGEIVMDVIPHLGYLHRCFEKHCEHMTSYQQVVPYVDRMDYVAAMTNEMAYVVAAEKLLKIEVPERVHYIRIIMAELQRIASHLIAIGTFGIDMGAFTPFLYYFRDREKILELFEMTCGARLLYNYMWIGGLSHDIPPQFVDKTKEFCRDFKKTLQEVNDLLNYNEIFIKRTANVGILPKDLAINYACSGPMLRGSGVNFDLRRDDPYTLYHKFEWDVIVGKGEMGTVGDVWDRNMVRQLEMWESLRIIEQALVSIPEGDVQKAVPKRIRPVPGDAYGRIEGPRGELGFYIVAEDNVTPYRIKARAPAFVNLSVINAISKGAMLADLVAIVGSIDIVLGEVDR